The following is a genomic window from Nitrosomonas communis.
CTTTGGCCAACAGCACTTTCTGGTCATGATGCTGCAAATCGGCCATGATTTCGCCAGTCACCATATTCGTAATCACCGTTCCTACCGGCATACGTAAAATAATATCGTCTGCACTTTTCCCATAACAGTCTGATCCACGCCCATTTTCGCCTTTTTTAGCACGAAATAGCGGGGTGAAGCGATATTCAACCAGAGTATTAATGTTATGATCGGCAATCGCATAAATACTGCCGCCACGACCGCCATCACCTCCATCTGGCCCACCCCTGGGAATGAATTTTTCGCGACGAAAACTGGCTACACCGTTGCCCCCATCCCCTGCAAATACTTGAATCTTTGCTTCATCAATAAATTTCATAAACTTGTCTCAACCTGAAATCAGTCCAAAGCACAAAATAAGCAAGCGTTATATTCAGAAAGTGGCATCCAAAATAAAAAAAAGCCCCATTATATTGAATGGGGCTTTTGAGAATTTGACGAGTTTAAACAGGTATAATCGATACTGTTTTACGATTAAAGGCACTTTTTATACCAAATATAACCTTTCCCTCAACTTTTGCATATAAGGTATGATCCTTACCCATGCCAACATTTTCTCCAGGATGAAACTGAGTGCCACGTTGACGAACAATAATGTTTCCAGCCTTAATGAGCTCTCCTCCAAAACGTTTTATCCCTAATCGTTTGGAGTGTGAATCGCGCCCATTGCGTGAACTACCACCCGCTTTTTTATGTGCCATTTAATTCCTCACTTCTTTATTTACGCTGAAATATCCGTTATCTGGATTTCGGTATAATTTTGTCGATGTCCTTGATGTCTCTGATAGTGTTTGCGGCGACGCATCTTGAAGATACGTACTTTATCATGCCGCCCGTGCCCTACCACAGTAGCGCTGACCTTTGCACTATCTAGAAAT
Proteins encoded in this region:
- the rplU gene encoding 50S ribosomal protein L21; translation: MYAVIKTGGKQYRVEVGNKLKIEQIVAEAGSDLVIDQVLMVSEGENTSIGKPFLDSAKVSATVVGHGRHDKVRIFKMRRRKHYQRHQGHRQNYTEIQITDISA
- the rpmA gene encoding 50S ribosomal protein L27, which gives rise to MAHKKAGGSSRNGRDSHSKRLGIKRFGGELIKAGNIIVRQRGTQFHPGENVGMGKDHTLYAKVEGKVIFGIKSAFNRKTVSIIPV